Genomic window (Phragmites australis chromosome 5, lpPhrAust1.1, whole genome shotgun sequence):
TCGTTATAAAGGTGTCATGCGTAACAATATATGCGTTTTGAAATATATTCAGTGTCAAAATTCTACTCCATGTCCCATGACACCAAcatttaatttattattttaattacaAGTATATAACAAcctataaaatatgagttaGACTCTGTTTGTTTTataaggaaaataaactaaaactgAGAAACTCACTTAGAGACGTTTTTTAAAGTtatatattgaaaaataaaaaaattaatgtaGAAACCAATcgtctatttaaaaaatattttttcaaaaaaacatagttttttttaaaaaaaatacaaaaacataataaaaaaaactggtgccccctcctcccctctcaccccagggttcaaaaattcgATGGTAACCAAGCAAAAATAGCGATAACCGGCCATCTcggtccggctcggtttcagaaacaGAACAGTAATCAactttaaattcaaaaaattcaaaaaaataaaaaaattcaaaaaaatcttaaaaaaactagacacaattctaagaccttttgtgaaaaatattttcaaaaataataacgtttacatcatattctatagggagtaagtttgaaaaaaataaaaaaattgaagcatgtggctcagttattaactcatattaagtaaagtttaacatgcaaaaacatatttttcttgtgtagaacgtatcttaagaggatctttaaaattgattttattttatttagagttttattaatttctctatgatttttacaaagttcacaagcataaagtgaatatgttaagaaacaatactataattaactttttcatgtctactattattttttctacataaattatagtataaataaactaataaaagtggtttcactaatttttgaggtgtgatgagtcagttatgaattaatctagtcgcaatacatttacacaatcctgcatgttacgataactaattcatgagttcatgtatttttaaaatacataggatcatgtaagaagactaaaaaaattagtttcataatttttggattagcaaagagtaaactatgtatttaacttagTTTaccaaatacattttctcacagaaaatttgaacttttttatgagtataaatacttttatcatgtagatcatgttacaagaaaaccaacaaaatttattttacttgattttaagctcagatgaattagttattgattttacaagattgagataatttttggattttttgttgaacttcattgGAAATCGAGAAATCCGtttgataaatcgagaaaaccgagcggttaccgacaatgcgaaaaattcgaaaaaatcattcgataaatcgcaaaaaccgctcggtaaccggtccaattcaaccggttaccgagcggctaaaatcgtaattttttgctaaatttcaaatttattcaaataaattttatctgaatttttttaaaaattcgaGATTTTTCGATTACCGTGGTCCAATTCAACCACGATAATCAGATTTTTCGATTACCGCCGGTGCACAGTAACCTAGCTTAACTTAAACCCTGCTCACCCCTCCCTCGGTACAAAACTGGCCAAAAAACCCGTTAAACCTACGGTGGACCGATCAGCCGGAAAAAACCGCGCCCAGCCCTCCTACcacccccgaggacccaccgaggAACCCTCCCCTCCGATCCCgtccctccgccgcctcccgaTCCCGTCCCTTCGCCGCCTCCCGATCCCGTCGCCGATGGAAACCTCGGCAGCGGCCTCCGCGCCGCCCACCCCGGCCTCCACGCCCTAGTCGCACCTCGCCTCCGCACCGTCATCCGGCCTCTCCGCCAGGCCACCGCACcccacccccgccgccgcccccatCGCACACTCGGAACCCAGCATCGACGACGAAACCGAAGGAGACATGGGTGGGGGTCGACCGAAGCACCGGTCACcgggagtgagtgagagagatgagcgcggcggcggcgcgggcggccgCCTTGGAGCAGGATGGAGGGGCAGGTGGTGCTGGTGACGGGTGCCTCCTCTGGCATCGGCCGCGAGCTCTGCCTCCACCTGGCACGCGCCGTCCGCCGCATCGTCGCCGCCGTCCGCCGCGCCGACCGCCTCCGCTCGCTTTGCGACGAGATCAACGGCTCCGCGGCCGCCGAGGGCCCCCGGTCGGTGGCCGTGGAGCTCGACGTCGCCGCCGGGGGATCAGCCCTTGAGGCCGCGGTGCAGAGGGCTGGGACGCCTTTGGCCGCGTTGATGCCTTGGTCAACAACACTGGCGTCCGAGGTATCCTACTTGCCCTCTGCTGTGCGAGCGTTCTGTTTCCTTCAATTGAATTAAGGTTGAACTATGTCCTTCTAGGGTTTAAATGAATCTTCAAATGCAAAATACTCATCAAGTTAAGCTCAAATTTGCAATTCCTTTTCGTTAGTGAACCAAGTGCATATCGGCTTCAATGGCATATAAGATTGATGTCCTTGTGTACATCAGTTGGAGTGCATTCGACACTGGATTGGCCTGAGGATGAATGGGATAAACTCATCAAGACGAACCTCACTGGATTATGGCTCGTGGTGAAACATGTCTGTATTCGCATGTGTAATGCCAAGCTAAAAGGTTCAGTGTCTCAGTGATTAACATTTCATCTATTGCTGGTCTTAACCGTGGGTATCTGCCTGGCTCCATTGGATATGCATCTTCCAAGGCCGCTGTGCATTATGCCACAAAGGTAGTATTCTTATTGCTCATCAAATATTTGATTTCTTTCGTGTTCATGATAAACTGGATTGGAACATCACTCTTTTTTGAAGTGCTAAAATTTGATGTTCTATATACAAGCCATAGTGATTGCGTGGGTATATGTCTGCAGCAGAACATTCAGATTGTTGATAGCAAACCATAACCAGATCTCCGTTTCTTTTCTCCCTACAGGTTTCCTCATCAGATCTGTACTATAGCAAGCCCTTCAACTGGAAGGCTCCTGCCATTGTTTTAGGTATATATCGTCTCAACACAAGCATATTTTAAGCAGTATACTTTCCTGCCAAGCTCTTGCGTTGGTGTCAGCTTACTATCTTGTTTTTCTGTCAAGCTGCTTCTCTAACCACTCGGGCTTTTTTGCATCCCCAGCCTTTGAATTCTTGGAGAGCATTGCTTACTCCGGTATCGCACTCAACTTGGTCATCTATCTTGGAACGGTCCTCCATGGAACTACTGCTTCCAATGCAGCAAATGTTGATGCATGGAACCGTGCCACGTTTCTTACACCGGTTCTTGGAGCCATTCTTGCTGATACATACTGGGGAAAGTACAAGACCATAGCTATCTCTATTATATTCTATGTCGTTGTGAGTGCTGGCACTATCTTTATTTACTAATTCTCTCAAACTATGTGACAATTTTTTCCTTTATAATCACTGGTGTTTGTTCACACTTCACGTTATGTGTCTTGATTGTCCGCAAATAGGGGTTGCTCGTAATTACCACCTCTGCTGTCATTCTATCACTACGTCCTGCCTCATGTGAAGGAACATCTTGCCCTCCTGCAACAGGGTTTCAGTATTTTGTGCTCTTTGCTTCATTGTAGTACCTCATTTCGCTTGGTACTGGGGGCGTCAAGTCAGCTTTACTCCCCTTCGGGGTGGACCAATACAATGATTCTAATCTCGAAGAGAGTAAGAAGCAATTATTCTTCAGTTGGTTCTTCATCGCTGTCAATCTTGGAGTGTTCATCTCGTGCACTGTCCTTGTTTGGATACAACAAAATGTTGCTTGGTCTCTTGGATTTTGAATCTCCTTGATATGCCTTGTTATCGCTACAGTTGCCTTTTTGGTTGGAACACCAGCCTACAGGGTTCAACTTCCAACTGGGAGCCCACTGAAGAGTACTGTAATGGTATTTGTTGCCTCTTTTAATAAGAAGAGAAAAGCGGCAGTTCCTGCTGATAGCACACTATAGTTTGAAGGGAATGACACTGAATTAAGCAACGCAGTGCCAAACAAATGAGCTCAAACCCACGATTTGTCCCAATATGGAAACGGAGTTCGAAGCCATCATAGCAGGGAAATTTGGCTTACATTGGTAATGTAGTCTGATTGCTTCATGACCTTCAAAGAGACATTCGAAAGATAACAATAGTCTAATCTCAAACATTTTGTTTACATTTTGCTTCATGACCTACAGTTATGCAGGTTTGAAACTTAGTATGATGAAAGAAAAGCAACTCCTCTTAAGAAAGATTGAAAATTGTTTTTTTGAAATCAACTTTTAAATGCACCTTTGAGTTACATGATTAGAGCACAAAAATGATAATCTGGACCTACGACCTGGACTCGAAAGTTTGTTACTCCATTGGAAACAGCTACGAGATCCTGTGAGCAAAAAGTAACTTATGAAACTGTTATACGTTACCCCAAAAAAATCTCATATAGTAGGGCCTATTGTCAAAATTTTACCTTCGCATCAGAAGGATGCTTTCGTGCAAACACTCTAACTTAGGCATATGGTCTTGATTTATTCATATGAAGCTTAACAAAAGTGAGCTAAAACCCAGTTGATACTCATAGGGAACCTTTCCTTCAACTACTCCCACTGGTCGTGAGGACTTGCTGGTGTAGCCAAAAATAACTTGCAAGGgacctaaaaaaatttcaatgcAACTATAGTACAATATAGCCTCTGTTTGCCCATCAGATTGAATTAAATTCTCTTTCCTAACTGTGACATGCATTTCTTTGTCATGTTCTGTGAGATAAAGTCTATACCTTTGTATAGTTCATCCTAAAACTACAAATTTTCATGACTGGTTAAGTGCATTTTCCTCTTtttgtttttaatgttttgttTAATATTATGGTACAGGCTGCGTTTTCCCTCGTGTTTTGGTTGAAATTACGCTGAACACTCTGGGTATTTGGACTCATTCAAGTGCTTAGATAAGGCTGCTGTGGTTTTAGCGGACCAAGACGTAAAGGATAGCCGTTGTCCATGGTTATTATGTACAGTAACTCAGGTGGAGGAAGTGAAGATTCTGGTCCGGATGCTCCCAATAAAGGATAGCCTGTGTGTTCTATGCAGCTTCAGTGGCCCAAACAGCTACCACTTTCATTCAACAGGGGAATGCAATGAACACCAAGGTCGGATCCTTCTCTGTGCCTGCTGCTTCTCTGAACTCCGCTGAGGTAATCTTTATGATGGTTTGGGTCGTGTTTCAGGACAGCATTGTGATCCCATTAGGCAGAAGATACACTGGAAATCCTGCAGGGCTTACGCTACTGCAGCGGATGTGTATTGGCCGTTTTCCAGCGATTTCAGCGTTGGCAGCAGCTGCACTGGTTGAGATGTGGAGATTGCGCTGTGTCAAGGCTGGCCAAAATCTAAGCATAGGGTGGCGACTCCCCCAGTTTGTGATCCTGGCCTGCTCCGATGTATTCTGTGGTATAGCGCAGCTTGAGTTGTTGTAATACTGgattttcaggaaaaaaaaaagagagagttgACCAAATCTTGACCTTTTAATCTGTTGCTCGGATGACCGATCGGAGATCGCGGTTgtgttcatctcgtcgagacgaacccattttgctattcatatgtccgttccgggcactctggaacccgtagcgagcccaataaacttagaccgttcgttgttttgaaaaaaaaatatatataaaaaagagagGATAAGTGCTGGATGACTCTTCCCCGTGTGCGGTCTCTCTCtcgaactctctctctctctcgcgaaCTCTCTCTCCTGCCGGGTTtagccgccggccgccgcagcCCGCCGCTGCAGCCCGCCGACTGCCGtgccccggccgccgccgccgcgccccctGCTGCGTCGCCGGCGCTGCCGCTGCGCCGCCGTCCGCGCGCTcgtcggccgccgccgctgctgcacgcgccgccggccgcgcccgccggccaccgccagccccgccgccggcgcctccccctctctccctcggtGTGTCGCCAAAGCAACCCAGCGACGCAGAGCAGAGAAGCCAgcaaaaaagagaaggaagaaagagaagaaaaaaaatgaaaaaaaggaaaaaaaaagagagaaaaaggaaaaaaaagaaggggaaaagttggaaattttcggaatttcgtcggattcgtcgtcaaacTTTCGAAGGCGAATTTTCGGTAATTTTCTGGACGTTTGTGATTAGATTAAATCAATCAGTTAAttcgtgtcgtatcatttcatgtgatcaatagtttgatTCATTTTGATAATCGTGGTTGACTCGAAGATACGACATACGAGTTGCAGTTAGACATCTCAACGGGGAATATTCTTGCGGGGAATGGGTAACCATCCCCGTCCCCGACCGGGGGAAatttccccgtccccgtccccgtccccgctcgCGGGGAAAAAAATTCCCCCATCCCCGCCCCCGCGCGGGGAATGGGTACCCGACGGGGTCCCCGTCCCCGCTATCGAGAAGGAATTTTGGGCTGGGCCGATTGTAATTAGGTAGAAATTTTTGGGCTGGGCCGATTGAAGTTAAATAAATTCAgcttaataaaaataaaacttaaTATTCGGGGCCCCGCGGGGAAACGGGGACGGGGGATGGGGAATCATCCCCGCCCCGTCATACCCGACGGGGGGGATTTTTTCCCCATTAAACTCCCCGTGGGGGAAAAAATgatcccatccccgtcccctaataggggaattccccgtCGGGGAACGGGGAACGGGgccccgttgacatccctagTTGCAGTATTCAGTTCGTCGAAGTGAAATCTAAGTAATGAGGTTTTTAGTTCAATCCtaaattggaaatagtgtaccATTTCATGCGATACAACTCTCTGTTCAGTTGTCCGAAATGTCGGCGTAGACGCGACGTTTTCCGATGTAGGGTTGACGCTTCATTTTTTATGTGCTTCAAATGTACTTTAGTGCTAATAACATACCTGTTCAGGTGGTACCTCTTCTGGGCGGCCGTGATTTTGCTTTTGATTCGTCGCTTTTGGTGAAAGGCAAGTAACTTGGGGGTGTGGTTCTATGCTATggttatattcatgtcttacttcttttgcaaataaaattgaagtatatggttttcttttctaatcCATTTAAATCATGGATGGCGTTgcatttaattatttaaatcaaTACTTTTCTTGTTGAGTTGGATTGTACCTTTATCTTCATGAATCAGTTTATCTTTGTGAAATCAGTTTATCTTtatgaatcagttgtggtttttatcatgagccattcaaaaagaaataaagaattgacgtcaattcacatgcatacatatgtatttatgcacttcatatggtgataaaggccgatcactgctatcgcgcgtgattcgtaccggtacatggagttgcatgaggagttggcatcgtccagctctcaaatggagttgcatcatggcattcatacatttctttttatgatatttAGAGAATTCAGAATTCTGGGAGTTGAATGCCATATTTTGTGAAAGACTGGGTTGAAGTTTGTCGTTATTTTCTcgacaaatattttgaaatgacgatctctttaaaaccatgtgttttcttgttgatGTGAGAAAAATGTTTATTTCCCAAATATTTTTGAATGAAGGGGTTGAAACTTGTCGTTTTCTTCTCGACAAATATTCTGAAATAATGATCTCCTTAACACCAAgtgtttttcttgttgatgtGAGAAGAATGGTTATTTTTCCAAATACTTTTGATCGAAGTGAggtatgtttatattcatagctgttacttaCTGAGCTTGTCTCACCCCCTGCTAattctttacaggtatgtttaactgctgacgtgcattttggggttGGATCTGGGTAGTTGCACACACTATCTTACCATgatgtcgatagctcaaccggtgaATACAAGTGATGTGTCTGATGGTCTgtcgtttgctttttttttttgttgtggtacgacgctggtagcgtcgtggtGGACTCTATTTACAGGCTAGTTATACCTACTCTTGTTTGCCTGTGATATTTtctttggtcagttatacctctttATAGAGGAACTGCTGTCAAAATGTcctattttcaaataaatagGCTTAGTTGTGAAGTAGGTGTTACAGCTGTTCTACTCCGAGGTCCCTGCGTCGATGCGTAGCTCAATTTGTTGTTAGCTTAATATCTTATTGCTTGAGTACAATGCTTTGAGATCTATCAGGCGTTAACTGATTGTAACTATCATATGGTCTTAAAACTAAAATATTAGCTCCAGTTGTTGTTAGCTTAGATGAGAAGGACCAAAATACATACGATTTTTATAAGAATGCATATAGAGGTGTTCGATTTAGAATCTGTTGCAACGCATGAGCATTGCACTAGTTTTAGTTACATGAGAGATGATCTCTTTGAGAGATGTGGTCAAGATGAAGAGTGCACATCAAAGTGTTAACAACTAACAATAGTtattaaaaatagtttaaaacaaaTACATTCACCCCAAATAGTCATGGACATTATAAACATTGCACATTTCATGAAATGCCAAACGATCACAACTTTTACAGAACCAGCTTCTCGAAAAGGAGCCTCTCCAGAGTCGGAAGTTAGAAGCAGCTTTTGCCAAAGTCTCAGTAGGTTACTTTTGGTATTTTGTTATAGTAACTATGATCACTCTGATGATTTTACACCAATTATAACCTTTCCATAAGAATATGTATTTCATCATTGGCACACATTTCAATTATCTTAAAATAGAAGACAAACGCGCACTACAGTGACAAATGTAAGAAAAACGAAACTGCTGAAGCATTAAAGTGATTAGAAGATTATGATGATATGTATATGTAAACATTAACTTTATAGATTCTTAGGAAATAGAAGTTTCACATTTGTTGAAGATACAATGGAAAACATTGGAACTAGTCAACAACTTTGATCCCAGGTACAATTAAAACCCATTAAGcaaattcttcttcttgtgcctCTGGCAGAAAGATTTGATCCTCTCAAGACCATCTAGAAGAGAAGATGAATCAATGGCAAAAGTTATGCGGACCCAGTTTTGCATCCCCAGAACACTCCCTGCGTTGGAGAAACACAAGTCAGACTAATTAACAAGATGAACATATTAATCATGAAATGAGAATCTTAACTAGaagtatttattttagaaaGAGCAATATAAATCCCCAGCCTAAACCTCTGGATACTAATTTAAACTCGCTAAAAAGCTAAACCTCTCACGTTACCCCACAGCAGATCTCTTTCTTCATTAAGTATCAGCATCCATGTTGCTAAAAGGAGAAATATTATTCATGTAAATATTAGTGCATCACTATGTGACTTTTTTCTCATGTGGTTAAAGGAAGCCTTGTCATTTCATAGCAGTTATAAAACACAGTTAGTTAAACCGATTACTGACAATAAAGGCACCAAATTCACCTCCATGAAACATGTATTAAGGCCTTTGATCTTTTAGCTCCTTATCGGCGCTAGAGGAACATTCAAGCTAAGCTGTAGCTTTTAGTATTAGTGATGTTTGGAATATGAAATAAAAACTATTCCTTTgattaaaaaaagttacatattGGTAGGCACAAAATGAGTTTAATTTCCCAATATAGCTTCTTTAAATGCAGAAACATCCCCACCTGGGCATAAAATTACCGACTCCTCTTTTGCCAGCTGGCAGCAAAAGTCAATATCATCATGGATCCCCTCCAAAAGATATAAGTTCAATTTCACCTGTTTATAACATCTCAATGTAAGAATATTGacaagcaagcttctagaaTATCTCTAGGTTTCCTTTTATACAGATTGTGCATAATAGTTAGTAATACTAAATTACTGATAAGGTTAACATGATTAATTTTGATAACAACTACGTACCACTGTACAGAATAATTCATAAAAAAAGGAAAGTAAATTGAAAGTTTTGAGTACATAATCATTTTTAGGTGCAGGTTGCGTTAGTGGAAACCTAAATTGTTCTATTTCTCCATACTACTAAATTTTATCCTTGAAACTTCTATAACATACTTTAAACATTGCTTACCATCACAAACATGGATCCTTCTGGCTTGTGAGGACAAGTGATGCATTTGATGTCCTTTATTTCTCTATAACATATCTCTGATGTTTCAATTAGCAAACCATGGATCCTCTTGAAAAAATCTTCCTTTGTGTTCTCAAGAATATCTGGAAGTGCTCCCTAATCAACCCAGACAGTAACTCTTAATTCTGAGACAAAATGCATAAGAAGACGCCACAGGTAAAGAAAACAAAGAACTGTTTGTGAGTGTGCATACAAATATGGTTGATTCCCTTTTTTCAGCTCTTGTATTAGGTCAAGACTTTAAGAATTACTATCTGAATGAATCGTGTTTATATATTCTCATTTTCGATTGTTTGAAATTAAGAGCTACCATGCATAGCAAATTGGAGGAACAGGACAAATGCTAACCTGAACAAAAGTTGCTGGATCAGTCGAAACATTAAGGAAGTTTGTAATTGACATAATAATCTACAAAAGATCGGTATATAGTTAGTAAATAACACAACAACAATTGAAATGAGTATGTATTGATGACTTACTTACCTTAGTTTCTTGCAAGATCTTACTGGGATCACATACTGCTACCCAACCAAGACGCCATCCAGGCACTATCCATCTCTTTGATAGGGATCCTATGCTCAACACAGGGGCAATGTGCCCAAAGACACCCATTGGGACAAATGGGGAGTTCCCGAAAACCAAATTGCCATATACTTCATCAGCAATAACTAATATTCCAAGCTTCCTTGCTACCTCCGCGACCTAAATGACATCGAAACATGCTTAGCATGGAAACTGGCACCCACAAAAAATTAGTTAAAAATAGTGCACAATAGTTTAAATGGTCAACAAAATAATACAACCATACCTTTGCCAAGTGTTTGTAGGTATAGACACTCCCACAAGGGTTGTTGGGGTTTATGAGGACCATTGCAGTGGTGTTCTTGTCAGCAATAGACTCAAGAGAGTCGATATCAATTTCCCAGCCTCTTTCAGGAATCAGATCAAAATGACGAACTTCTAGGTTAT
Coding sequences:
- the LOC133918834 gene encoding nicotianamine aminotransferase 1-like; translation: MASHQNSHSNGYVARENGYVAGENGNGHEAAAGVWRFARGKEDALAAAGDKMSIRAVRYMISASVDKRDPRPVLPLAHGDPSVFPAYRTAAEAEDAVAAALRTGQFNCYPAGVGLPTARRALAEHLSHDLPYKVSADDIFLTAGGTQAIEVVISVLAQPGTNILLPKPGYPNYVARAALNNLEVRHFDLIPERGWEIDIDSLESIADKNTTAMVLINPNNPCGSVYTYKHLAKVAEVARKLGILVIADEVYGNLVFGNSPFVPMGVFGHIAPVLSIGSLSKRWIVPGWRLGWVAVCDPSKILQETKIIMSITNFLNVSTDPATFVQGALPDILENTKEDFFKRIHGLLIETSEICYREIKDIKCITCPHKPEGSMFVMVKLNLYLLEGIHDDIDFCCQLAKEESVILCPGSVLGMQNWVRITFAIDSSSLLDGLERIKSFCQRHKKKNLLNGF